Proteins from one Sphaerodactylus townsendi isolate TG3544 unplaced genomic scaffold, MPM_Stown_v2.3 scaffold_24, whole genome shotgun sequence genomic window:
- the LOC125425246 gene encoding zinc finger protein 345-like isoform X23 yields the protein MPSPPSPALGKMKRATMQPAQDGVSFEEVAVLFTKEEWALLRSPQRALYKEVMLENFWNVSSLDPLIAKPELIAHLEEEEEVFLRVFDEAEELTGELESVNEMKEHCVKEKQDTYSEGTDGTEYCDALKKENPCKYLKCGKDFSESGHLIAHQRIHIMEKPYKCQEYGVGISRSRSLTSHQIIHTGEKPYKCHECGKSFSQSGTLIFHQGIHMGEKPYQCLECGKSFSHSGNLTTHQRIHTGEKPYKCQECGKGFNRRGNLILHQRIHTGEKPYKCLECGKCFSYNASLTSHRRIHTGAKAYQCQVCGAAFRHSRNLTSHQIIHTGEKPYKCLDCGKCFIYNTSLTSHKKIHTGEKPYKCLECGKGFRESAHLISHRRIHTGEKPYKCLECGKDFSESGNLTSHQRIHTGEKPYKCLVCGKGFIQSGSLTTHHRIHTGEKPYKCQECGKGFIQSGSLTTHQRIHTGEKPYKCQECGKCFSQSGTLIFHQRIHTGEEPYKCLECGKGFRESAHLTSHRRIHTGEKPYKCLECGKDFRESGNLTSHRRIHTGEKPYKCQECGKSFSRSGSLTSHQIIHTGEKPYKCQECGKGFIQSGSLTSHQRIHTGEKPYKCQECGKGFGYNASLTSHRRIHTGAETVQIPGV from the exons GATGGAGTATCCTTTGAAGAGGTGGCCGTGCTTTTCACCAAGGAGGAATGGGCCCTGCTGCGGTCCCCCCAAAGGGCGCTGTACAAGGAAGTGATGCTGGAGAACTTTTGGAATGTGtcttctctgg ATCCTCTGATTGCTAAGCCTGAGCTGATAGCCCatctagaagaggaagaagaggtgttTCTCAGGGTCTTCGATGAAGCGGAGGAACTGACAG GAGAACTTGAGTCAGTGAATGAAATGAAAGAGCATTGTGTGAAGGAAAAACAAGATACATATTCAGAGGGAACGGATGGCACTGAATACTGTGATGCCCTGAAAAAGGAGAACCCGTGTAAATATCTGAAGTGTGGCAAAGACTTCAGTGAGAGTGGACATCTTATcgcccatcaaagaattcacatcatggagaaaccatataaatgtcaggAGTATGGAGTAGGCATCAGTCGTAGTAGAAGCCTCACTTCCCATCAAAtcattcacacaggggagaaaccatacaaatgccatgagtgtggaaaaagtttcagTCAAAGTGGGACCCTTATTTTCCATCAAGGAATTCACATGGGGGAGAAACCATACCAATGCCtagaatgtggaaaaagcttcagtcatAGTGGAAACCTTActacccatcaaagaattcacacgggggagaaaccatataaatgccaggagtgtggaaaaggcttcaatCGGAGGGGAAACCTTATTttacatcaaagaattcacacaggagagaaaccatacaaatgcctggagtgtggaaaatgtTTCAGTTACAATGCAAGCCTTACTTCGcatcgaagaattcacacaggggcaaAAGCATATCAATGCCAGGTGTGTGGAGCAGCCTTCAGGCACAGTAGAAACCTCACTTCCCATCAAataattcacacaggggaaaaaccatacaaatgcctggattGTGGAAAATGCTTCATTTACAACACAAGCCTTACTTCTCATAaaaaaattcacacaggagaaaaaccatataaatgcctggagtgtggaaaaggcttccgtGAGAGTGCACACCTCATTTCCCaccgaagaattcacacaggcgagaaaccatataaatgtctggagtgtggaaaagacttcagtgagagtggaaaccttacttcccatcaaagaatacacacaggggagaaaccatataaatgcctggtgtgtggaaaaggcttcattcAGAGTGGAAGCCTTACTACCCATCatagaattcacacaggagagaagccatataaatgccaggagtgtggaaaaggcttcattcagagtggaagccttactacccatcaaagaattcatacaggagagaagccatataaatgccaggagtgtggaaaatgcTTCAGTCAAAGTGGAACCCTTATtttccatcaaagaattcacacaggggaggaaCCATacaaatgtctggagtgtggaaaaggcttccgtGAGAGTGCACACCTCACTTCCCaccgaagaattcacacaggcgagaaaccatataaatgtctggagtgtggaaaagacttcagagaaagtggaaaccttacttcccatcgaagaatacacacaggggagaaaccatataaatgccaggagtgtgggaaaagcttcagtcggagtggaagccttacttctcatcaaataattcacacaggggagaaaccatataaatgccaggagtgtgggaaAGGCTTCATTCAGAGtggaagccttacttcccatcaaagaattcacacaggggagaagccatataaatgccaggagtgtgggaaAGGTTTCGGTTACAATGCAAGCCTTACTTCGcatcgaagaattcacacaggggcagAAACCGTACAAATACCAGGAGTGTGA
- the LOC125425246 gene encoding zinc finger protein 345-like isoform X18, translated as MAGREAGKSEKTHLMPSPPSPALGKMKRATMQPAQDGVSFEEVAVLFTKEEWALLRSPQRALYKEVMLENFWNVSSLDPLIAKPELIAHLEEEEEVFLRVFDEAEELTGELESVNEMKEHCVKEKQDTYSEGTDGTEYCDALKKENPCKYLKCGKDFSESGHLIAHQRIHIMEKPYKCQEYGVGISRSRSLTSHQIIHTGEKPYKCHECGKSFSQSGTLIFHQGIHMGEKPYQCLECGKSFSHSGNLTTHQRIHTGEKPYKCQECGKGFNRRGNLILHQRIHTGEKPYKCLECGKCFSYNASLTSHRRIHTGAKAYQCQVCGAAFRHSRNLTSHQIIHTGEKPYKCLDCGKCFIYNTSLTSHKKIHTGEKPYKCLECGKGFRESAHLISHRRIHTGEKPYKCLECGKDFSESGNLTSHQRIHTGEKPYKCLVCGKGFIQSGSLTTHHRIHTGEKPYKCQECGKGFIQSGSLTTHQRIHTGEKPYKCQECGKCFSQSGTLIFHQRIHTGEEPYKCLECGKGFRESAHLTSHRRIHTGEKPYKCLECGKDFRESGNLTSHRRIHTGEKPYKCQECGKSFSRSGSLTSHQIIHTGEKPYKCQECGKGFIQSGSLTSHQRIHTGEKPYKCQECGKGFGYNASLTSHRRIHTGAETVQIPGV; from the exons GATGGAGTATCCTTTGAAGAGGTGGCCGTGCTTTTCACCAAGGAGGAATGGGCCCTGCTGCGGTCCCCCCAAAGGGCGCTGTACAAGGAAGTGATGCTGGAGAACTTTTGGAATGTGtcttctctgg ATCCTCTGATTGCTAAGCCTGAGCTGATAGCCCatctagaagaggaagaagaggtgttTCTCAGGGTCTTCGATGAAGCGGAGGAACTGACAG GAGAACTTGAGTCAGTGAATGAAATGAAAGAGCATTGTGTGAAGGAAAAACAAGATACATATTCAGAGGGAACGGATGGCACTGAATACTGTGATGCCCTGAAAAAGGAGAACCCGTGTAAATATCTGAAGTGTGGCAAAGACTTCAGTGAGAGTGGACATCTTATcgcccatcaaagaattcacatcatggagaaaccatataaatgtcaggAGTATGGAGTAGGCATCAGTCGTAGTAGAAGCCTCACTTCCCATCAAAtcattcacacaggggagaaaccatacaaatgccatgagtgtggaaaaagtttcagTCAAAGTGGGACCCTTATTTTCCATCAAGGAATTCACATGGGGGAGAAACCATACCAATGCCtagaatgtggaaaaagcttcagtcatAGTGGAAACCTTActacccatcaaagaattcacacgggggagaaaccatataaatgccaggagtgtggaaaaggcttcaatCGGAGGGGAAACCTTATTttacatcaaagaattcacacaggagagaaaccatacaaatgcctggagtgtggaaaatgtTTCAGTTACAATGCAAGCCTTACTTCGcatcgaagaattcacacaggggcaaAAGCATATCAATGCCAGGTGTGTGGAGCAGCCTTCAGGCACAGTAGAAACCTCACTTCCCATCAAataattcacacaggggaaaaaccatacaaatgcctggattGTGGAAAATGCTTCATTTACAACACAAGCCTTACTTCTCATAaaaaaattcacacaggagaaaaaccatataaatgcctggagtgtggaaaaggcttccgtGAGAGTGCACACCTCATTTCCCaccgaagaattcacacaggcgagaaaccatataaatgtctggagtgtggaaaagacttcagtgagagtggaaaccttacttcccatcaaagaatacacacaggggagaaaccatataaatgcctggtgtgtggaaaaggcttcattcAGAGTGGAAGCCTTACTACCCATCatagaattcacacaggagagaagccatataaatgccaggagtgtggaaaaggcttcattcagagtggaagccttactacccatcaaagaattcatacaggagagaagccatataaatgccaggagtgtggaaaatgcTTCAGTCAAAGTGGAACCCTTATtttccatcaaagaattcacacaggggaggaaCCATacaaatgtctggagtgtggaaaaggcttccgtGAGAGTGCACACCTCACTTCCCaccgaagaattcacacaggcgagaaaccatataaatgtctggagtgtggaaaagacttcagagaaagtggaaaccttacttcccatcgaagaatacacacaggggagaaaccatataaatgccaggagtgtgggaaaagcttcagtcggagtggaagccttacttctcatcaaataattcacacaggggagaaaccatataaatgccaggagtgtgggaaAGGCTTCATTCAGAGtggaagccttacttcccatcaaagaattcacacaggggagaagccatataaatgccaggagtgtgggaaAGGTTTCGGTTACAATGCAAGCCTTACTTCGcatcgaagaattcacacaggggcagAAACCGTACAAATACCAGGAGTGTGA
- the LOC125425246 gene encoding zinc finger protein 345-like isoform X22 encodes MCEGWKEGSPPSPALGKRKRAAMQPAQDGVSFEEVAVLFTKEEWALLRSPQRALYKEVMLENFWNVSSLDPLIAKPELIAHLEEEEEVFLRVFDEAEELTGELESVNEMKEHCVKEKQDTYSEGTDGTEYCDALKKENPCKYLKCGKDFSESGHLIAHQRIHIMEKPYKCQEYGVGISRSRSLTSHQIIHTGEKPYKCHECGKSFSQSGTLIFHQGIHMGEKPYQCLECGKSFSHSGNLTTHQRIHTGEKPYKCQECGKGFNRRGNLILHQRIHTGEKPYKCLECGKCFSYNASLTSHRRIHTGAKAYQCQVCGAAFRHSRNLTSHQIIHTGEKPYKCLDCGKCFIYNTSLTSHKKIHTGEKPYKCLECGKGFRESAHLISHRRIHTGEKPYKCLECGKDFSESGNLTSHQRIHTGEKPYKCLVCGKGFIQSGSLTTHHRIHTGEKPYKCQECGKGFIQSGSLTTHQRIHTGEKPYKCQECGKCFSQSGTLIFHQRIHTGEEPYKCLECGKGFRESAHLTSHRRIHTGEKPYKCLECGKDFRESGNLTSHRRIHTGEKPYKCQECGKSFSRSGSLTSHQIIHTGEKPYKCQECGKGFIQSGSLTSHQRIHTGEKPYKCQECGKGFGYNASLTSHRRIHTGAETVQIPGV; translated from the exons GATGGAGTATCCTTTGAAGAGGTGGCCGTGCTTTTCACCAAGGAGGAATGGGCCCTGCTGCGGTCCCCCCAAAGGGCGCTGTACAAGGAAGTGATGCTGGAGAACTTTTGGAATGTGtcttctctgg ATCCTCTGATTGCTAAGCCTGAGCTGATAGCCCatctagaagaggaagaagaggtgttTCTCAGGGTCTTCGATGAAGCGGAGGAACTGACAG GAGAACTTGAGTCAGTGAATGAAATGAAAGAGCATTGTGTGAAGGAAAAACAAGATACATATTCAGAGGGAACGGATGGCACTGAATACTGTGATGCCCTGAAAAAGGAGAACCCGTGTAAATATCTGAAGTGTGGCAAAGACTTCAGTGAGAGTGGACATCTTATcgcccatcaaagaattcacatcatggagaaaccatataaatgtcaggAGTATGGAGTAGGCATCAGTCGTAGTAGAAGCCTCACTTCCCATCAAAtcattcacacaggggagaaaccatacaaatgccatgagtgtggaaaaagtttcagTCAAAGTGGGACCCTTATTTTCCATCAAGGAATTCACATGGGGGAGAAACCATACCAATGCCtagaatgtggaaaaagcttcagtcatAGTGGAAACCTTActacccatcaaagaattcacacgggggagaaaccatataaatgccaggagtgtggaaaaggcttcaatCGGAGGGGAAACCTTATTttacatcaaagaattcacacaggagagaaaccatacaaatgcctggagtgtggaaaatgtTTCAGTTACAATGCAAGCCTTACTTCGcatcgaagaattcacacaggggcaaAAGCATATCAATGCCAGGTGTGTGGAGCAGCCTTCAGGCACAGTAGAAACCTCACTTCCCATCAAataattcacacaggggaaaaaccatacaaatgcctggattGTGGAAAATGCTTCATTTACAACACAAGCCTTACTTCTCATAaaaaaattcacacaggagaaaaaccatataaatgcctggagtgtggaaaaggcttccgtGAGAGTGCACACCTCATTTCCCaccgaagaattcacacaggcgagaaaccatataaatgtctggagtgtggaaaagacttcagtgagagtggaaaccttacttcccatcaaagaatacacacaggggagaaaccatataaatgcctggtgtgtggaaaaggcttcattcAGAGTGGAAGCCTTACTACCCATCatagaattcacacaggagagaagccatataaatgccaggagtgtggaaaaggcttcattcagagtggaagccttactacccatcaaagaattcatacaggagagaagccatataaatgccaggagtgtggaaaatgcTTCAGTCAAAGTGGAACCCTTATtttccatcaaagaattcacacaggggaggaaCCATacaaatgtctggagtgtggaaaaggcttccgtGAGAGTGCACACCTCACTTCCCaccgaagaattcacacaggcgagaaaccatataaatgtctggagtgtggaaaagacttcagagaaagtggaaaccttacttcccatcgaagaatacacacaggggagaaaccatataaatgccaggagtgtgggaaaagcttcagtcggagtggaagccttacttctcatcaaataattcacacaggggagaaaccatataaatgccaggagtgtgggaaAGGCTTCATTCAGAGtggaagccttacttcccatcaaagaattcacacaggggagaagccatataaatgccaggagtgtgggaaAGGTTTCGGTTACAATGCAAGCCTTACTTCGcatcgaagaattcacacaggggcagAAACCGTACAAATACCAGGAGTGTGA
- the LOC125425246 gene encoding zinc finger protein 345-like isoform X25, whose amino-acid sequence MPLEWPGGRPDGVSFEEVAVLFTKEEWALLRSPQRALYKEVMLENFWNVSSLDPLIAKPELIAHLEEEEEVFLRVFDEAEELTGELESVNEMKEHCVKEKQDTYSEGTDGTEYCDALKKENPCKYLKCGKDFSESGHLIAHQRIHIMEKPYKCQEYGVGISRSRSLTSHQIIHTGEKPYKCHECGKSFSQSGTLIFHQGIHMGEKPYQCLECGKSFSHSGNLTTHQRIHTGEKPYKCQECGKGFNRRGNLILHQRIHTGEKPYKCLECGKCFSYNASLTSHRRIHTGAKAYQCQVCGAAFRHSRNLTSHQIIHTGEKPYKCLDCGKCFIYNTSLTSHKKIHTGEKPYKCLECGKGFRESAHLISHRRIHTGEKPYKCLECGKDFSESGNLTSHQRIHTGEKPYKCLVCGKGFIQSGSLTTHHRIHTGEKPYKCQECGKGFIQSGSLTTHQRIHTGEKPYKCQECGKCFSQSGTLIFHQRIHTGEEPYKCLECGKGFRESAHLTSHRRIHTGEKPYKCLECGKDFRESGNLTSHRRIHTGEKPYKCQECGKSFSRSGSLTSHQIIHTGEKPYKCQECGKGFIQSGSLTSHQRIHTGEKPYKCQECGKGFGYNASLTSHRRIHTGAETVQIPGV is encoded by the exons GATGGAGTATCCTTTGAAGAGGTGGCCGTGCTTTTCACCAAGGAGGAATGGGCCCTGCTGCGGTCCCCCCAAAGGGCGCTGTACAAGGAAGTGATGCTGGAGAACTTTTGGAATGTGtcttctctgg ATCCTCTGATTGCTAAGCCTGAGCTGATAGCCCatctagaagaggaagaagaggtgttTCTCAGGGTCTTCGATGAAGCGGAGGAACTGACAG GAGAACTTGAGTCAGTGAATGAAATGAAAGAGCATTGTGTGAAGGAAAAACAAGATACATATTCAGAGGGAACGGATGGCACTGAATACTGTGATGCCCTGAAAAAGGAGAACCCGTGTAAATATCTGAAGTGTGGCAAAGACTTCAGTGAGAGTGGACATCTTATcgcccatcaaagaattcacatcatggagaaaccatataaatgtcaggAGTATGGAGTAGGCATCAGTCGTAGTAGAAGCCTCACTTCCCATCAAAtcattcacacaggggagaaaccatacaaatgccatgagtgtggaaaaagtttcagTCAAAGTGGGACCCTTATTTTCCATCAAGGAATTCACATGGGGGAGAAACCATACCAATGCCtagaatgtggaaaaagcttcagtcatAGTGGAAACCTTActacccatcaaagaattcacacgggggagaaaccatataaatgccaggagtgtggaaaaggcttcaatCGGAGGGGAAACCTTATTttacatcaaagaattcacacaggagagaaaccatacaaatgcctggagtgtggaaaatgtTTCAGTTACAATGCAAGCCTTACTTCGcatcgaagaattcacacaggggcaaAAGCATATCAATGCCAGGTGTGTGGAGCAGCCTTCAGGCACAGTAGAAACCTCACTTCCCATCAAataattcacacaggggaaaaaccatacaaatgcctggattGTGGAAAATGCTTCATTTACAACACAAGCCTTACTTCTCATAaaaaaattcacacaggagaaaaaccatataaatgcctggagtgtggaaaaggcttccgtGAGAGTGCACACCTCATTTCCCaccgaagaattcacacaggcgagaaaccatataaatgtctggagtgtggaaaagacttcagtgagagtggaaaccttacttcccatcaaagaatacacacaggggagaaaccatataaatgcctggtgtgtggaaaaggcttcattcAGAGTGGAAGCCTTACTACCCATCatagaattcacacaggagagaagccatataaatgccaggagtgtggaaaaggcttcattcagagtggaagccttactacccatcaaagaattcatacaggagagaagccatataaatgccaggagtgtggaaaatgcTTCAGTCAAAGTGGAACCCTTATtttccatcaaagaattcacacaggggaggaaCCATacaaatgtctggagtgtggaaaaggcttccgtGAGAGTGCACACCTCACTTCCCaccgaagaattcacacaggcgagaaaccatataaatgtctggagtgtggaaaagacttcagagaaagtggaaaccttacttcccatcgaagaatacacacaggggagaaaccatataaatgccaggagtgtgggaaaagcttcagtcggagtggaagccttacttctcatcaaataattcacacaggggagaaaccatataaatgccaggagtgtgggaaAGGCTTCATTCAGAGtggaagccttacttcccatcaaagaattcacacaggggagaagccatataaatgccaggagtgtgggaaAGGTTTCGGTTACAATGCAAGCCTTACTTCGcatcgaagaattcacacaggggcagAAACCGTACAAATACCAGGAGTGTGA
- the LOC125425246 gene encoding zinc finger protein 345-like isoform X16 encodes MASWDAGKSEKTHLMPSPPSPALGKMKRATMQPAQDGVSFEEVAVLFTKEEWALLRSPQRALYKEVMLENFWNVSSLDPLIAKPELIAHLEEEEEVFLRVFDEAEELTGELESVNEMKEHCVKEKQDTYSEGTDGTEYCDALKKENPCKYLKCGKDFSESGHLIAHQRIHIMEKPYKCQEYGVGISRSRSLTSHQIIHTGEKPYKCHECGKSFSQSGTLIFHQGIHMGEKPYQCLECGKSFSHSGNLTTHQRIHTGEKPYKCQECGKGFNRRGNLILHQRIHTGEKPYKCLECGKCFSYNASLTSHRRIHTGAKAYQCQVCGAAFRHSRNLTSHQIIHTGEKPYKCLDCGKCFIYNTSLTSHKKIHTGEKPYKCLECGKGFRESAHLISHRRIHTGEKPYKCLECGKDFSESGNLTSHQRIHTGEKPYKCLVCGKGFIQSGSLTTHHRIHTGEKPYKCQECGKGFIQSGSLTTHQRIHTGEKPYKCQECGKCFSQSGTLIFHQRIHTGEEPYKCLECGKGFRESAHLTSHRRIHTGEKPYKCLECGKDFRESGNLTSHRRIHTGEKPYKCQECGKSFSRSGSLTSHQIIHTGEKPYKCQECGKGFIQSGSLTSHQRIHTGEKPYKCQECGKGFGYNASLTSHRRIHTGAETVQIPGV; translated from the exons GATGGAGTATCCTTTGAAGAGGTGGCCGTGCTTTTCACCAAGGAGGAATGGGCCCTGCTGCGGTCCCCCCAAAGGGCGCTGTACAAGGAAGTGATGCTGGAGAACTTTTGGAATGTGtcttctctgg ATCCTCTGATTGCTAAGCCTGAGCTGATAGCCCatctagaagaggaagaagaggtgttTCTCAGGGTCTTCGATGAAGCGGAGGAACTGACAG GAGAACTTGAGTCAGTGAATGAAATGAAAGAGCATTGTGTGAAGGAAAAACAAGATACATATTCAGAGGGAACGGATGGCACTGAATACTGTGATGCCCTGAAAAAGGAGAACCCGTGTAAATATCTGAAGTGTGGCAAAGACTTCAGTGAGAGTGGACATCTTATcgcccatcaaagaattcacatcatggagaaaccatataaatgtcaggAGTATGGAGTAGGCATCAGTCGTAGTAGAAGCCTCACTTCCCATCAAAtcattcacacaggggagaaaccatacaaatgccatgagtgtggaaaaagtttcagTCAAAGTGGGACCCTTATTTTCCATCAAGGAATTCACATGGGGGAGAAACCATACCAATGCCtagaatgtggaaaaagcttcagtcatAGTGGAAACCTTActacccatcaaagaattcacacgggggagaaaccatataaatgccaggagtgtggaaaaggcttcaatCGGAGGGGAAACCTTATTttacatcaaagaattcacacaggagagaaaccatacaaatgcctggagtgtggaaaatgtTTCAGTTACAATGCAAGCCTTACTTCGcatcgaagaattcacacaggggcaaAAGCATATCAATGCCAGGTGTGTGGAGCAGCCTTCAGGCACAGTAGAAACCTCACTTCCCATCAAataattcacacaggggaaaaaccatacaaatgcctggattGTGGAAAATGCTTCATTTACAACACAAGCCTTACTTCTCATAaaaaaattcacacaggagaaaaaccatataaatgcctggagtgtggaaaaggcttccgtGAGAGTGCACACCTCATTTCCCaccgaagaattcacacaggcgagaaaccatataaatgtctggagtgtggaaaagacttcagtgagagtggaaaccttacttcccatcaaagaatacacacaggggagaaaccatataaatgcctggtgtgtggaaaaggcttcattcAGAGTGGAAGCCTTACTACCCATCatagaattcacacaggagagaagccatataaatgccaggagtgtggaaaaggcttcattcagagtggaagccttactacccatcaaagaattcatacaggagagaagccatataaatgccaggagtgtggaaaatgcTTCAGTCAAAGTGGAACCCTTATtttccatcaaagaattcacacaggggaggaaCCATacaaatgtctggagtgtggaaaaggcttccgtGAGAGTGCACACCTCACTTCCCaccgaagaattcacacaggcgagaaaccatataaatgtctggagtgtggaaaagacttcagagaaagtggaaaccttacttcccatcgaagaatacacacaggggagaaaccatataaatgccaggagtgtgggaaaagcttcagtcggagtggaagccttacttctcatcaaataattcacacaggggagaaaccatataaatgccaggagtgtgggaaAGGCTTCATTCAGAGtggaagccttacttcccatcaaagaattcacacaggggagaagccatataaatgccaggagtgtgggaaAGGTTTCGGTTACAATGCAAGCCTTACTTCGcatcgaagaattcacacaggggcagAAACCGTACAAATACCAGGAGTGTGA